DNA from Bradyrhizobium diazoefficiens USDA 110:
CGCCGCCGGGTCACCCAGATCGAGACCATGATCGCCGACTTCCAGCGGATGTCGGTCGATCTCGAACGCGAGATCCAGACCGAGCAGGAGCGTGCCGGGATCAACGATCCCTCGCACTTCGCCTATCCGACCTATGCCAAGGCCGCGATCCAGCGCCGCGAGAACCTGACCCGCTCGGCCGACGAGCTCAAGGGCCAGCTCGACGAAGCCAAGGCCGCACTGGCCGAGGCCTTCGAGGAGCTGAAGAAGGTCGAGCTCCTCGACGAGCGCGACCAGGCCCGCGAACGCGCCGAGGAAAACGCCCGCGAGCAGGCCGACCTCGACAGCATCGGCCTGATGCGGGCTCGCATCGGCGCTGTCGCCTGAGGCGCTAGCAGCAAGAACCGCCGAAAATTCGCGAAACCCGGACCCGCAAGGTCCGGGTTTTCGTATGCGCTGTCCACAGCGTGGCGCCACGCCCCTTGGTGGTCGGCTTGGCCGCGCGCTATGGTGGTGCAGTGCCGGGGGCCTGCGCGGAACGCGCCTGAGCCTACGCGTTGGGGGGCTGAATGCTGACGCCAGCAGAGCTGGTCGGGCTGATTGAGGCGGTGGCGAAGGGCGATCAGGCCGCGTTCGAGCGCCTTTACGTCGCCACGCGCGCGAAACTCTATGGCGTCGTGCTCCGTATCTTGCGTCGGCAGGATCTCGCAGAGGAGGTCATTCAGGAGACCTACGTCAAGATCTGGAACAGCGCCGGCCAGTTCAATCCGGCTCTGTCCTCGCCGATCACGTGGATGGCGTCGATCGCGCGCAACCGTGCGATCGATATCGTGCGCAAGAAGTCGGAAGTCTCCATCGAGGAAGAGCCTCAGGCGATGGAGGTTGCGGCCGACAGTCCCGATCCTCTGGCGCGCCGGGAGATGACCGAGGAGCTGAAGCGGCTCCTGGAATGTATCGGCCGGCTCGAGCCGGACCGTCAGAGGCTCGTGCTTCTCGCCTATTACAACGGCTGGAGCCGCGAGCAATTGGCGGAGAAATTCGCCGCGCCCGTCAATACGGTGAAGACGTGGCTGCGGCGCAGCATGTTGGATATCCGCGAGTGCCTCGGTTTATGAGGGTTTATGCTGTGAGGGTGGTTCTGGACTGCAAGTGATGGCCTACACGGAGGACCATATCGCGCTCGCCGCGGAGTATGCGCTCGGTACGCTCGACGCCGATGAGCGCGCGCAGGTCGAGACCATGATGGCGGTGGACAAGGCGTTCGCCGATATCGTGCAGGCCTGGGCCTACCGGCTCGGCGTCCTCAACCAGATGGTCGGCACGATCGAGCCGCGTCCGATCGTGTGGGAGAACATCAGGTCCGAGCTCGCGCGGACGGCTTTCGCGCAGGAGCCCCCGGCGCTGTCCGAAGCCTCGCCGCCGCCGCCACCTGTACCGGCGTCGTCCTCGTTCGAAGCCGTCACGCCGGAAACGTCATCGGACCGCACGGAGCAACCGGAGCCGCAGCCTCTCGAAGCAGCGCAGACCGAAGCAGCTCAGCCCGAAGCCGCGCAATCCGAAACCGCGCGACCGCCGTCCGATGCGCTTCCCGACGTCGCGCCGATCTTCATGCCGCAGGTCCATGCGCCCGATCCGGACGTCGCGCGCGCGCCGCCGGCGCCGGTCGTGGACAACACCAATGTGATCCGGCTCGAGCGCCGCGTGAAGCGCTGGCGCACGATCGCATCCGCCGTCGGCGCGCTCGCGGCAGCGTTGCTGGTGACGCTGTCGCTTCAGATCTTCCTGCCCGATGCGCTGCCGGGCGGCTTGCGTCCCGCACCGCGCATCCAGACGGTCGAGGTGAAGACACCGGCGCCGCTCGCGGCGTCCGCGCAATATGTCGCGCTGTTGCAGGGCCAGGCCGGCGGCCCGGCCTTCATCCTCACCATCGACGGCGCGACACGGAATTTCACCGTGCGCAAGGTCGGCGCGACGCCGGAGCCCGGCAAGAGCTTCGAGCTCTGGCTGATCTCCGACAAGCTGCCGCGCCCGCGCTCGCTCGGCGTGATCGGCGGCGGCGAATTCACCGCGCGTCCGCTGCTCGCCTCCTACGATGCCGACGTCGTCAACGGCGCGACCTACGCCGTCACCGTCGAGCAGGCCGGCGGCTCGCCCAACGGCCAGCCGACCTCGGCGCCGGTATTTACCGGCAGGCTGATCGAGACCGTGCCGCCGTCTCAGCCGCAGGCGCCCGCGAAGAAGTAGATTTTTATCGTCGTCCTGGCGGAAGCCAGGACCCATTACCCCAAGAGCTTGTTGCAAGAGTGAGCTGTGGCCACACGGGCGAGCAACCGCACAATCCTGTGGTAATGGGTCCTGGATCGGTGCTCGCTCCGCTCGCTGGTTCAGGACGACGCTTAGAGGCATTGGGCGCGTCGCCATCGTCGCGGCAGCGCCTGATCGACGCATGTCGCCCCGGTCCACCCCGCTGTCGCATTCCGACAAGCCCGGCCAAATCCAGCCCCGCTTTGAACCTCTCCGCAATTCGCGGCGTCAAATCCCCGGAATTCAGGCGGCGCATGCCGATCATGGTGCCGGAGAGGGGCGAGAAATCAAATGGATGCAGCGAAAACGCCGGGCATCTTTGTTCACCAATATGCGGGCCTGCCGATTGGTCTGGCCTTCGAACAATGGCGCGATCGGGCCTTCGGGGCCTGCGGCCTCGACATCGGGCCGAGCCATGGCGACAGCATCGATTGCCGGCTCCAGATCAGCGTGGTCGACAATATCGCGCTGGCCATTCCCGAAGGCGCCTCCGCGCAATATACGCGCACTCAGAGCCACCTTGCCGACGGCAGCGACGATCTCGTCCTGATCGCGGCCCATGCGGGCCTCGTCCGCGTCGGGCAGAACGGCCACACCGTGGAGCTTGCGCCCGCGCAGATGGTGCTCGTCGACATGGGCATCACCGGCACCGTCGGCCATACCGACGAGGATCGCTTCACCACCATCCGCATGCCGCGCCGCGCGCTGCTCGACATCAATCCGCGCGCCGAGGAGAAGCTGTCGCAAGTGCTTGCCGACGGTGCGGTCGCCGAAACCATCTTCCGCTACCACGCGCTCGCCGCCAATCACGGCCCGCATCTAGACGCCGTCGGCCAGCGCCTGACCGCGCAGCACATGGTCGATCTCGTCGGCCTCCTGCTCGGGACCGATGCCGAGCACGCAAGCCTTATGCGCGGCCGTGGGCAGGCGGCGGCCCGTCTCGATCTCATGCGCGCCGACGTGATGGCCGCGCTTGGCCGCAACGATCTCTGCCTGGCGGAAGTTGCGACGCGCTCGGGCCTGAGCCCGCGCCAGGCGCAGCGCCTGTTCGAGCAGGCCGGCACGACCTTCACCGAATTCGTGCTGGAGCAGCGCCTGTTGCTGGCGCGCAAGCTGCTCGGCGATCCCCGCGCGAGAACGCGCAAGATCAGCGACATCGCGCACTCCTCGGGCTTCTCCGACCTGTCCTATTTCAACCGCGCCTTCCGCAAGCGCTTTGGCGCGACGCCGTCGGAACTGCGCGAGGCGTGAGCCGAGATCTTGTGCAGCGGCGCGCGCCGCAGCAGTTGGTCGGCAGGGGCTATTGAGCTATATCTGCCTGCGCGGGGCAGACCGCTCGATTCTTCGGGATAACGCAGTAGGCGGACATGACGCGTATTGTCGTGCTCGGCGCCGGGTTTGCAGGCCTGTGGGCGGCCATCGGAGCTGCGCGCAAGCGCGACGAGATCGGCGCTGCCGGCCGCGACATCGAGATCCGTGTCGTCGACCGCAATCCCTATCACAACATCCGGGTGCGCAATTACGAGGTGGACCTCAGCGAGGTCGCGCTTCCGCTTGGGCAATTGCTCGATCCGATCGGCGTCACTCACGGCCTCGGCGAGGTCGAAGCCATCGATCCGGCACGGCGCGAGATCTCGCTGGTCACGAGCGACGGCGAGGAGACCTTGGGCTACGACCGGCTTGTGCTCGCGGTCGGCAGCGAGGTGACGCGTCCCGACATTCCGGGCCTTGCCGACCACGCCTTCGACGTCGACACCTACATTGCGGCCCTGCGCCTCGAGGATCATCTCGTCTCGCTCGGGCGCAGCGTGCCGTCGCCGGGGCGTTCGACGGTCGTGGTGGTCGGCGCCGGCTTTACCGGCATCGAGGTCGCGGCCGAGATGCCGGACCGGCTGGCGCGTGCCGGGATCACCGGCAGCCGCTGCATCATCCTGGTCGATCCGAATCCGACGGTCGGCGCTACCATCGGCGCGCACGCGCGTCCCGTCATCGAGACGGCGTTGTCGGCGCTCGACATCGAGACACGCCTTGGCGCGCGTGTCGCATCGGTCGAGGCGGCCGGCGTTCAGTTGAGCTCGGGCGAGTTCATCCCGGCCCAGACGGTGATCTGGTGCGCCGGGCTACGTGCGAGCCGGCTGGCCGCGAGCCTTCCAGGCGCGCGCGATCGCCTCGGGCGCCTTCTGGTCGATCCGTTCATGCGGGTTGCCGATCTGCCTTGCGTGTTCGCGGCCGGCGACGTCGCCTCCAGCGTGGTCGACGGACTGCATCCCACCGTGATGTCCTGCCAGTTCGCCCGCCCCATGGGCCGCTTCGCCGGCCACAATGTCGTGGCCGATCTCCTGGGCCTGCCGATGCTGCCGCTGCGGATCGACTGGTACGTCACCGTGCTCGATCTTGGCAGTTGGGGCGCGCTCTATACGGAGGGGTGGGATCGCGAGGTCCGCACCACCGGCGCGGCCGCGAAGGCGACGAAGCAGACCATCAACCGCAAGCGCATCTATCCGCCGCTCAACGGGAGCAAGGACGAGCTGTTCGCTGCCGCAGCTCCAACCGTGCAGACGCCGCCGCCGACATATGGGGCGCGGTAGTGTCCCACATATCCGGTGTCATCGTCCGCGAAGGCGGACGATCCAGTATTCCAGAGACTGCAGGGGGATACGGAGAAGCCGCGGCGTACTGGATTCCCCGCCTTCGCGGGGAATGACAGCGGTGGTCTTGGCGGCATCCCGCGTGACATCCGCAGTGAAAAACATCACCCCAGACGTGAGAAAGCGCCCGTGGGGGGCGGGCGCTTTCTGTAGTCGACTTGGGGTTGGGGTCGTCTACATATCCACGTGGCGACTTTGGGGGGCTGGTAAAGAGCCGCGTGAATTCAAAAAAACTCGTCAGATCTCCTTAGCGAACGAGGGATGCGTTCGAACTGGTGATAACAACCGGCTTGCCGGCCTTGATGACGCGGGCCGTCTGGGTCAGACCTTCGTCCGAACCCGTGCGTGCCGTGATGCCGAAGCCTGCCACCGCGATCCCTGCGACGAGGGCTACGACCACGATCTTCAGGTGGGTCGAGCGATCTGCGCTGTAAATCGAGTGGTTCATGGAAGGCTCCTGCCGCCATCTACCCGAAGTAGTCGCTACCCTGTTCGGGCAGGTTCATGCTTCCGGTGCCCAACAACCTAGTATTGGGGGGATTCGTTCCCAAGGGGCGATCACAAGAGCGTGACAGGACGTGAAAGATCGCGATCAAAAACGATCCTTAATCGTGTAATTTCGTAATTATTTCAATGTCGTAATGTGCTTGTCAGGCGCCTTTTCCGCATCTGGTCGACAAGGCGCCAGGAACTCAAAAACCATTTGCCTGTGGCCGAAAAACACACGGCTTCTTAAGGCAAATCAGATGCTTCCGACCGTTTTCAACCTCGCCCTGGGGTGGATTTCAGCCTGCGACAGCACGGTCGTCTGAGCGCGGAACCGCTCGACGAGAGAGCGGACGAAGGGACGAATTGCCGCAGAGGTGACCAGCACCGGCGCCTCGCCTTCGCGCGCGGCGCGCTCGAAGGCCTCGCGTACGGCGGTCATGAACTCCGACAGTTTCGAGGGCTGCATCGCGAGGCTGCGCTCTTCGCCCTGGCCGATGATGGATTCGGCGAAGGCCTGCTCCCAGCGCGCCGACAGCGCGATCAGCGGCAGATAGCCGTTGTAGGAGGTGTTCTGCGCGCAGATCTGCCGCGCCAGGCGGGCACGGACGTGCTCGACCATGGTGGCGGGATTGCGCGAGAAGGCGAGCGAGTCGGCGATGCCCTCGAGGATGGTGGAGAGATCGCGGATCGAGATGCGCTCGGCGAGCAGCAGTTGCAGCACGCGCTGGATTCCGGAGACCGTGACCTGTCCGGGGACGATGTCCTTGACCAGCTCGCTCTGCTCCTTCGGCAGCTCCTTGAGCAGCTTCTGCACCTCGCCATAGGAGAGCAGGTCCGACATGTTGGCCTTGAGCAGCTCGGTGAGGTGGGTCGAGAGCACGGTCGCGGCGTCGACCACGGTGTAGCCCTTGAGCGAAGCCTCTTCCTTGAGGCTGGCATCGACCCAGGTCGCGGGCAGGCCGAAGGTCGGCTCGGTGGTGTGGATGCCGGGCACCTGAACCTGGCTGCCGCCGGGGTCCATGACCATGAACTGGTTCGGCCAGATCTTGCCGGTGCCGGCGTCGACCTCCTTGATCTTGATGATGTAGGTGTTGGCTTCGAGCTGGACGTTGTCGAGGATACGCACCGCCGGCATCACAAAGCCCATCTCGATCGCGAGCGAGCGGCGCAGCGCCTTGATCTGCTCGGTGAGGCGGTCGGTGCCGTCGGGGCCGTTGACCAGCGGCAGCAGCGCATAGCCGAGCTCGATCTTGAGGTCGTCGATCTTCAGCGCTGCGGAGATCGGCTCTTCGGTCGCAGCGGTGCCCGGCGCACCGGGCATGCCGGCCGCGGGCGCGGCCTTGGCAATTTCGTCAGCCTTGGCGGTTGCGCGGTTGCGGTTGCGCGCGGTCCAGGCCAGCGCACCGGCGCCGGCGCCGAGCGCGAGGAAGGGAATGGTCGGAATGCCCGGCAGCGCCGCCAGCACCAGCATGACGGCCGAGGACATCGCGAGCGCCTGCGGATAGCCGGAGAACTGCTTCATCAGGGCCTTGTCGGCGGCGCCGGAGACGCCGGCCTTGGAGACCAGCAGGCCGGCCGCGGTCGAGACGATCAGCGCCGGCACCTGGGTGACGAGGCCGTCACCGACGGTCAGCAGCGTGTAGCTGCGCCCGGCGTCGGCGAAGGACAGGCCCTGCTGCGCCACGCCGATGATCATGCCGCCGACGACGTTGATGAAGACGATCAGAAGGCCGGCGATGGCGTCGCCGCGGACGAATTTCGAGGCACCGTCCATGGCGCCGAAGAAGCCGCTCTCGTCCTCCAGCGCCTTGCGGCGCTCCTTGGCGACCTTCTCGTCGATCAGGCCGGCGGAGAGATCGGCGTCGATCGCCATCTGCTTGCCGGGCATGGCGTCGAGGTGGAAGCGCGCGGCGACTTCGGCGATGCGGCCCGAACCCTTGGTGATGACGACGAAGTTGACGATGATCAGGATGGCGAAGACGATGATGCCGATGACGAAATTGCCGCCCATCACGAAGCTGCCGAAGGCTTCGATGACGTGACCGGCGGCATCCGTGCCCTCGTGCCCGTGCGACAGGATCAGGCGGGTCGAGGCCATGTTGAGCGACAGCCGCAGCATGGTCGAGATCAGCAGGATGGTCGGGAAGGCGGAGAATTCCAGCGGCGCCTGGATGAACAGCGACGTCATCAGGATCAGGATCGAGAGCGTGATCGAGATCGCCAGGAACAGGTCCAGCACGATCGCGGGCAGCGGCAGGATCAAGACCACCAGGATGGTGAGGATGCCGAGCGCCAGCGCGATGTCGCCGCGCTTGAGGATGTTGACGATCTCGGTGAGGGTGGGGACGCCGGCGTTTGTGCTCCCTACGCCCTGTCCCGCGGTGACGTCGACCATGGTAGCTGCCTCCCCGCGCGACTGCCGGCCGCGCGCCCCAAACGTCTGCGCGGCGGCCGAAGGGCCGCCGTTCCGAAAGTGAGGCACCGCACTGGCGTCCACGGGGGACCTCCCGTTTTACGCGGCTGACGACACTCGACTTCACCCGGCAATTCTTGCCGGGTGTATGGTTAGCAAAGGGTTAACGAGGGGGCGGCAGGAGGTCAGACCGGGGTGTTTCGGCCTTCCGGGTCGTCATTCCGGGGCGGTGCGAAGCACCGAACCCGGAATCTCGAGATTCCGGGTCTGGTCCTGCGGACCGTCCCGGAATGACGGGGTAGGTGGCAAAGCTACTTCGCCTTCTCCATCTTCGTCACCGTGTAGCCCGAAGCCGCCTCCTCGGCTTCGAAGGTGACCTTGTCGCCGACCTTCACCTGCTTGAGCAAAGCCGGGTCCTTGACGCGGTAGACCATGGTCATGGGTTCATCCATGCCGAGGCTCTTGGCCGGCCCGTGCTTGAGCGTGATCTTGCCGGCGCTCTCGTCGATCTTCTTGACCTCGCCGCTGATCGAGGCGCCTGGCGCCGCGGCGGCACCGAAGGTCAGGCCGAGCGTCAGCGCGAGCGCGGCGGCGATGCGGGTGATCGATTTCATGGCTCTCTCCATTGCTTCACTTGACGGTGACGTGGCCGACCATGCCGTAGTCGCGATGGTCCGGGATCAGGCAGGAAAATTCGAACGTGCCGGCCTTGCTGAACTTCCAGAGGATCTCGGCGGTCTTGCTCGGGGCGAGCCGGACCCCGTTCGGGTCGTCGTGCTCCATGTGCGGATGTTTCTTCATCACCTCGGCGTGCTCGAGGTTCTCCTTGGTGGTGGCGAGCAGGAATTCGTGGTCTTCCTTGCCGCTATTGCGCAGCACGAAGCGGATCTGTTCGCCGCGTTCGACCGTGATGTTCGACGGCTCGTAGGACATCTCGCTCATCGCGATCTCGACGGTACGTGCCGGCTTCTTGGGATCGCCGGGCTCGCCGGCCGAAAAGGTCTCATGACCGTGCTGGTCATGAGCAATGGCCGGCGCGATCGAAAGCGCAGCCAGCGCGAGGGCGAGTTTGATCGTCTTCATCTTGTTCTCCAGTTGGTGGTTCATCGAAACGCTCACATCTTCATGTTCTTCATCGGCGGCGTGCCGCCTTGCTGCCGCGCCGGTTCCGCGGCCGGCGGCGTCACTTCGTAGGCGACGGTGCCTTGCGGGAATTTGTACGGGCCGGGATCGCGGTAATCGTCGCGCGCGAGGTCCTCGCGGATCTTCATCACCGTGAACATGCCGCCCATCTCGATCGGGCCGAACTGGCCGGTGCCGGTCATCATCGGCAGCGTGTTGTCGGGCGCGGGCATCTCCATGTTGCCCATCGCCATGCCGGTCGAGCCCATCGCCATGCTGTCTGGTGCGAGCTTGCCGACGGCCTTGGCAAGATCCTTGCGCGACACGCCAATGAGGGTGCGCACCTCGTGTCCCATTGCGTTCATGGTGTGATGCGACTTGTGGCAGTGGAACGCCCAGTCGCCGGGATTGTCGGCGAGCACGTCGAACACCCGCACAGCGCCGACGGGGACGTCGGTGGTCGTCTCGGGAATCTGCGCGCTCTCCGGAATCCAGCCGCCGTCGGTGCAGGTCACCGCGAAGCTGTGGCCGTGCAGATGGATCGGATGGTTGGTCATGCTGAGATTGCCGATGCGCACGCGCACCTTGTCGCCGAGCCGCACCGGCAGCGGATCGATCCCCGGAAACACCCGCGAATTCCAGGTCCACATGTTGAAGTCGGTCATCTCGTTGACCCGCGGCAGGTAGCTGCCGGGATCGACGCGATAGGTGCTCATCACGAAGACATAGTCGCGGTCGACGGGCCGGAAATTCGGGTCGCGCGGATGCACGACGACCATGCCCATCATGCCCATAGCCATCTGCACCATCTCGTCGGAATGCGGGTGGTACATGAAGGTCCCGCTCTTCTTCATCTCGAACTCGTAGACGAAGGTCTTGCCCGGATCGATGTGCGGCTGATTCAGCCCGCCGACGCCGTCCATGCCGCTCGGCACGATCATGCCGTGCCAGTGAACGGTGGTGTATTCGGGCAATTTGTTGGTGACGAAGATGCGGACCTTGTCGCCCTCGACGGCCTCGATGGTCGGGCCCGGCGACTGGCCGTTATAGCCCCACAGGTTCACCTTCATGCCTTCGGCGAACTCGCGCACCACGGGTTCGGCGACGAGGTGGAATTCCTTCCAGTCACCGTTCATGCGGAACGGCAGCGACCAGCCGTTCAGCGTGACCACGGGGCGATAGTCCGGGCCGCTGATCGGATGCAGCGGCGGCTGCATCACCACCTTGTCCATAGTGGGCGCTTCCGGAATCGACGCAGCCTGGACGCGGCCGCTGATGGCCGACGCGCTGGCAAGCGCGGCAGTGCCCAAGAATCCTCGGCGGGAATACATGCTGGCCTCCATCTCAGTGGTCGCCGTCGGCAGACGCTGCCGCGGCGATGGTGGTTGACGTGTCGCCGCCGGAAGCAGGCGAACCGCCGCCGTTGACGGCGGTCTGCAAGTCGGACTGGGCGAGGAAGAATCTTTGCCTGGCATCGATGGCGCCGCGCAGCGACGCCAGGCGCTGCCGCGCCTCGGTGAGCAACGCAAAAATGTCGACCTGCATGCTGGAGAAGCGGAGCTGCATCTCCTCGGTGATGATTTTGCGCAGGGGGATGATCTCGCGCTGGTAATGACTGGCGATATCGTAGGTGGACCGGTAGGTCCGGTAGGCATCGCGCGCCTCGGAGCGAACGTTCACGGCACGCTCGGTCAGGCGATTGAAGGCGAGATTGTAGGTCTCCGCCGCCTGCCGCACGCGCACCTCGCCGCCGTCGAAGATCGGGATCTGGAACTGCACGTCAAAACCGCGTTCGCGGAACGGCGCCCCTTCCGGATCCTGGGTGCGGCGCGAGATGCCGGCGAGATCGAGCAGCGTCACGAAGCGCGTCGCCTCGGTGAGATTGAGCGATTTGGCCAGCGCCGTCAGCTCGAGCCGCGCGATCTGCAAGTCGATGCGATGAGCGACCGCGTCGGCCTCGATCGAAGGCAGCGCTTGTGGCCGGCGCGGCAATGGCGGCAACTGGTTGGGCAGACGGAAATCGAGGCCGTCGTCCCATAGTCCCATCAGGCGCGCGAGCCTTTCGCGCGTGCTCGTCGCGGCCTGCCGTGCGGTCGCGAGGTCGGCGGTGGTCTCGGCGTAGAACACCTGTTCGCGGGCTTGGTCGAGCTTGTTGATCGAGCCGGTTTCGCCGAGCTTGACGGCGAGTTGGGCCGTCGATTCCGCCGTCGCTTTCGCGTCCGTCAGCAGCACCGCCAGCTCGTTGCAGGTGACCGCGCGGACATAGGCGCGGCGCACGTCGGCCGCGAGCCGCAACGTCGCCAGTGCCGCGCGCAATTGGGCCTGGCGGAAGCGGTCGCGCGCGATGTCGGAGCGGAACGGCAGGGTCGCCAGCGCGAGGATGTCACCGACCACCTGGCGCTCGATCTCGTTCGCGCCATTGCCCGATATCCGCGAGATCGAGAACACGGGATTGGGCGGCAGGCTTTGCTCCACCAGCTCGGTTTCGGCCAGCGCCAGCTCGTTGTAAGCGGCTTGCAGCCCCTTGTTGTTGAGCAGCGCGATCTGCACGGCGGTCTCGGCGGTCAGCGTGCGCGCCAGCAACCGGTGGACGGTCGCGTTGACAGCCTCGGCGCCTTCTGCCGATCGGACGAAGGCGACGTCCTTGTTGATGGTCTGGCTGGCGAGGTCCGAGACCGTCGTCATGCCGCCGTCCGGCGAGAACGCCATGCAGCCGGAGAGTCCGAACGCGGTGAGCATGAGCAGGCCCCGCGCAAAATGCTGTGTCATGGCGGGTTCCTAGCGGTCTTGCTTCGGCTGCGGCGCGACGGCGTCGTTGCGGTCGCGCCACGGCGCCGGCGTCGCAGGCCGCAGGCTGGTATAGGGCGCGACGGTCGACCGATAACTGGCGCGTGCGACCTTTGCCGAGGGATCGGCAGGATCGGCGTCGGCCACTTGCGTGGTGGCCGGCATGCAGCCGGCCAGCGCGAACGCAATCACGGCCAGCAGCGGCCAGCCAAATAGAAAGAGTCGTCCACGCACCGCGGATGCGGCGCCGGACTTCGCCCCGGAAAGGGTAAGCATGATTCATCCCTGAACTGTCGTGAGACCGCAGGCCCGCGCGCGCAGACGCGCGCTGGCCCTGACGTCATCGTGTCAGATCAGGCGATGGGGGGACGGTAGAGCAGGGGCGGCGCCTCGCTACGC
Protein-coding regions in this window:
- a CDS encoding NAD(P)/FAD-dependent oxidoreductase, which translates into the protein MTRIVVLGAGFAGLWAAIGAARKRDEIGAAGRDIEIRVVDRNPYHNIRVRNYEVDLSEVALPLGQLLDPIGVTHGLGEVEAIDPARREISLVTSDGEETLGYDRLVLAVGSEVTRPDIPGLADHAFDVDTYIAALRLEDHLVSLGRSVPSPGRSTVVVVGAGFTGIEVAAEMPDRLARAGITGSRCIILVDPNPTVGATIGAHARPVIETALSALDIETRLGARVASVEAAGVQLSSGEFIPAQTVIWCAGLRASRLAASLPGARDRLGRLLVDPFMRVADLPCVFAAGDVASSVVDGLHPTVMSCQFARPMGRFAGHNVVADLLGLPMLPLRIDWYVTVLDLGSWGALYTEGWDREVRTTGAAAKATKQTINRKRIYPPLNGSKDELFAAAAPTVQTPPPTYGAR
- a CDS encoding anti-sigma factor, giving the protein MAYTEDHIALAAEYALGTLDADERAQVETMMAVDKAFADIVQAWAYRLGVLNQMVGTIEPRPIVWENIRSELARTAFAQEPPALSEASPPPPPVPASSSFEAVTPETSSDRTEQPEPQPLEAAQTEAAQPEAAQSETARPPSDALPDVAPIFMPQVHAPDPDVARAPPAPVVDNTNVIRLERRVKRWRTIASAVGALAAALLVTLSLQIFLPDALPGGLRPAPRIQTVEVKTPAPLAASAQYVALLQGQAGGPAFILTIDGATRNFTVRKVGATPEPGKSFELWLISDKLPRPRSLGVIGGGEFTARPLLASYDADVVNGATYAVTVEQAGGSPNGQPTSAPVFTGRLIETVPPSQPQAPAKK
- a CDS encoding copper-binding protein translates to MKSITRIAAALALTLGLTFGAAAAPGASISGEVKKIDESAGKITLKHGPAKSLGMDEPMTMVYRVKDPALLKQVKVGDKVTFEAEEAASGYTVTKMEKAK
- a CDS encoding copper oxidase — its product is MYSRRGFLGTAALASASAISGRVQAASIPEAPTMDKVVMQPPLHPISGPDYRPVVTLNGWSLPFRMNGDWKEFHLVAEPVVREFAEGMKVNLWGYNGQSPGPTIEAVEGDKVRIFVTNKLPEYTTVHWHGMIVPSGMDGVGGLNQPHIDPGKTFVYEFEMKKSGTFMYHPHSDEMVQMAMGMMGMVVVHPRDPNFRPVDRDYVFVMSTYRVDPGSYLPRVNEMTDFNMWTWNSRVFPGIDPLPVRLGDKVRVRIGNLSMTNHPIHLHGHSFAVTCTDGGWIPESAQIPETTTDVPVGAVRVFDVLADNPGDWAFHCHKSHHTMNAMGHEVRTLIGVSRKDLAKAVGKLAPDSMAMGSTGMAMGNMEMPAPDNTLPMMTGTGQFGPIEMGGMFTVMKIREDLARDDYRDPGPYKFPQGTVAYEVTPPAAEPARQQGGTPPMKNMKM
- the fliJ gene encoding flagellar export protein FliJ, with protein sequence MKSRDTLIRLKKFQVDEKRRRVTQIETMIADFQRMSVDLEREIQTEQERAGINDPSHFAYPTYAKAAIQRRENLTRSADELKGQLDEAKAALAEAFEELKKVELLDERDQARERAEENAREQADLDSIGLMRARIGAVA
- a CDS encoding cupredoxin domain-containing protein, coding for MKTIKLALALAALSIAPAIAHDQHGHETFSAGEPGDPKKPARTVEIAMSEMSYEPSNITVERGEQIRFVLRNSGKEDHEFLLATTKENLEHAEVMKKHPHMEHDDPNGVRLAPSKTAEILWKFSKAGTFEFSCLIPDHRDYGMVGHVTVK
- a CDS encoding TolC family protein: MTQHFARGLLMLTAFGLSGCMAFSPDGGMTTVSDLASQTINKDVAFVRSAEGAEAVNATVHRLLARTLTAETAVQIALLNNKGLQAAYNELALAETELVEQSLPPNPVFSISRISGNGANEIERQVVGDILALATLPFRSDIARDRFRQAQLRAALATLRLAADVRRAYVRAVTCNELAVLLTDAKATAESTAQLAVKLGETGSINKLDQAREQVFYAETTADLATARQAATSTRERLARLMGLWDDGLDFRLPNQLPPLPRRPQALPSIEADAVAHRIDLQIARLELTALAKSLNLTEATRFVTLLDLAGISRRTQDPEGAPFRERGFDVQFQIPIFDGGEVRVRQAAETYNLAFNRLTERAVNVRSEARDAYRTYRSTYDIASHYQREIIPLRKIITEEMQLRFSSMQVDIFALLTEARQRLASLRGAIDARQRFFLAQSDLQTAVNGGGSPASGGDTSTTIAAAASADGDH
- a CDS encoding helix-turn-helix transcriptional regulator codes for the protein MDAAKTPGIFVHQYAGLPIGLAFEQWRDRAFGACGLDIGPSHGDSIDCRLQISVVDNIALAIPEGASAQYTRTQSHLADGSDDLVLIAAHAGLVRVGQNGHTVELAPAQMVLVDMGITGTVGHTDEDRFTTIRMPRRALLDINPRAEEKLSQVLADGAVAETIFRYHALAANHGPHLDAVGQRLTAQHMVDLVGLLLGTDAEHASLMRGRGQAAARLDLMRADVMAALGRNDLCLAEVATRSGLSPRQAQRLFEQAGTTFTEFVLEQRLLLARKLLGDPRARTRKISDIAHSSGFSDLSYFNRAFRKRFGATPSELREA
- the flhA gene encoding flagellar biosynthesis protein FlhA encodes the protein MVDVTAGQGVGSTNAGVPTLTEIVNILKRGDIALALGILTILVVLILPLPAIVLDLFLAISITLSILILMTSLFIQAPLEFSAFPTILLISTMLRLSLNMASTRLILSHGHEGTDAAGHVIEAFGSFVMGGNFVIGIIVFAILIIVNFVVITKGSGRIAEVAARFHLDAMPGKQMAIDADLSAGLIDEKVAKERRKALEDESGFFGAMDGASKFVRGDAIAGLLIVFINVVGGMIIGVAQQGLSFADAGRSYTLLTVGDGLVTQVPALIVSTAAGLLVSKAGVSGAADKALMKQFSGYPQALAMSSAVMLVLAALPGIPTIPFLALGAGAGALAWTARNRNRATAKADEIAKAAPAAGMPGAPGTAATEEPISAALKIDDLKIELGYALLPLVNGPDGTDRLTEQIKALRRSLAIEMGFVMPAVRILDNVQLEANTYIIKIKEVDAGTGKIWPNQFMVMDPGGSQVQVPGIHTTEPTFGLPATWVDASLKEEASLKGYTVVDAATVLSTHLTELLKANMSDLLSYGEVQKLLKELPKEQSELVKDIVPGQVTVSGIQRVLQLLLAERISIRDLSTILEGIADSLAFSRNPATMVEHVRARLARQICAQNTSYNGYLPLIALSARWEQAFAESIIGQGEERSLAMQPSKLSEFMTAVREAFERAAREGEAPVLVTSAAIRPFVRSLVERFRAQTTVLSQAEIHPRARLKTVGSI
- a CDS encoding sigma-70 family RNA polymerase sigma factor, with the protein product MLTPAELVGLIEAVAKGDQAAFERLYVATRAKLYGVVLRILRRQDLAEEVIQETYVKIWNSAGQFNPALSSPITWMASIARNRAIDIVRKKSEVSIEEEPQAMEVAADSPDPLARREMTEELKRLLECIGRLEPDRQRLVLLAYYNGWSREQLAEKFAAPVNTVKTWLRRSMLDIRECLGL